From a single Oceaniferula flava genomic region:
- the menA gene encoding 1,4-dihydroxy-2-naphthoate octaprenyltransferase, which translates to MKSYILAARPKTLPAAVVPVWVGCVLADHLTGSWDLRLAVYTLMGAIWIQIATNFFNDAIDHDKGADTEARLGPVRATASGQLSRNTVFGAALVCLLLASIFGYLLFAARGWPVVAIGLPSLYLCYGYTGGPVPLAYRGLGELFVILFFGVVAVTGTVFIQTGTWFAEAVITGVSIGCLSAMLISINNLRDVDEDRSNQKNTLAVKWGRRRAINLLFLMWVASYVALVPVFGVQLQLLFFLPALALGALIVRWISRTAPGTIYNRFLALSALQLLLYAAAIHLMVAL; encoded by the coding sequence ATGAAGTCCTACATCCTCGCTGCCCGACCTAAAACCTTGCCCGCTGCGGTGGTGCCCGTTTGGGTAGGCTGTGTTTTGGCCGATCACCTCACCGGAAGCTGGGATCTCAGGCTGGCGGTCTACACCCTGATGGGCGCGATCTGGATCCAGATTGCTACGAACTTTTTCAATGATGCCATCGATCACGATAAGGGCGCGGATACCGAAGCGCGATTGGGTCCTGTTAGGGCGACGGCGTCCGGTCAGTTGTCGCGGAACACCGTGTTCGGAGCGGCGCTGGTCTGTTTGTTGCTTGCCTCGATCTTTGGCTACCTGCTATTTGCCGCGCGTGGTTGGCCGGTTGTGGCGATCGGTCTGCCATCGCTTTACCTCTGCTACGGCTACACCGGCGGACCGGTGCCCTTGGCGTATCGTGGGCTGGGGGAGCTCTTTGTGATTTTGTTTTTCGGAGTGGTGGCGGTCACAGGCACGGTCTTTATCCAGACCGGAACTTGGTTTGCGGAAGCGGTGATCACCGGGGTATCGATCGGCTGTTTATCGGCGATGTTAATTTCTATCAATAACCTTCGCGATGTCGATGAAGACCGGTCGAACCAAAAAAACACTCTGGCGGTCAAATGGGGACGTCGGCGAGCGATCAACCTTCTGTTTCTCATGTGGGTGGCATCCTACGTCGCCTTGGTCCCGGTGTTTGGGGTCCAACTGCAGCTGCTGTTCTTCCTGCCGGCACTCGCTCTGGGAGCTCTTATCGTCCGGTGGATCAGTCGGACTGCACCGGGCACCATTTATAATCGGTTCCTCGCTCTGTCAGCCCTGCAACTCCTTCTTTACGCGGCGGCAATTCATCTTATGGTAGCCCTATGA
- a CDS encoding tryptophan 7-halogenase, translating to MVKKVIVLGSGSAGLIAALGVKRRNPQLEVTVVSSSLIGTIGVGEGTVPYVLDFIHNYLKLDEASTYRALDPVYKLGVELQWGSHDRYYYPFTEDFLVRSLPHLSRGSGYYHQAEDNGADLLVACMREKRIPSRGSQLPNIPPPGQLFAWHIENHRLIETLVAAGKESGIIFEEDQLEAAVCDEDGNLSSIIGVSGQSYSADLFIDASGFRAELIGKHAEVPFVSFSESLFCDRAVVGGWDREDGEEILNYTVSETMESGWAWRIDHPERINRGYVFSSSHIDTETAVEEFKAKNPKINEAREVFFQSGHREKAWAKNVIAIGNASGFVEPLEATAIMCACLQTRWLADGLYDSQCSPNDSLRTLYNKVTTDLWQEIRDFLALHYKYNHRINTPFWQDCQNKIPATNWEELLKFYQENGSSKIAAATLPPLSQFGISGYFAHLTGLSIPTKGYQAPRHEKRIYKEHCQRLDKMAAQGMTMAEVRSLLMKPETWKKLRR from the coding sequence ATGGTCAAAAAAGTTATTGTCCTCGGATCGGGGAGTGCTGGCCTCATTGCGGCACTTGGGGTCAAACGTCGAAACCCTCAGCTCGAAGTTACCGTCGTCTCTAGCAGCCTGATTGGAACGATTGGCGTAGGCGAAGGAACCGTCCCCTACGTTCTCGATTTCATCCATAATTATCTCAAACTCGATGAAGCGAGCACTTACCGAGCACTTGATCCAGTTTACAAACTAGGAGTGGAACTCCAGTGGGGGTCCCATGACAGGTATTATTACCCCTTCACTGAAGATTTCTTAGTTCGATCATTGCCCCATTTATCGAGAGGTTCAGGATATTATCACCAAGCTGAGGATAATGGGGCCGACCTTCTGGTGGCATGCATGCGTGAAAAAAGAATTCCCTCTCGAGGCTCGCAGTTGCCAAATATCCCACCACCAGGACAACTCTTTGCCTGGCATATTGAGAACCATCGCTTGATCGAAACACTGGTCGCGGCAGGAAAAGAATCAGGCATCATCTTCGAAGAGGATCAACTCGAGGCCGCTGTGTGTGATGAAGACGGAAACCTCTCTTCGATCATAGGCGTCAGTGGTCAGTCATACTCGGCTGACCTCTTCATCGATGCTTCAGGCTTCCGTGCTGAACTGATCGGCAAACACGCGGAAGTTCCTTTTGTTTCATTTTCTGAATCACTCTTTTGCGATCGTGCTGTTGTGGGTGGCTGGGATCGAGAAGACGGCGAGGAGATTTTGAATTACACGGTTTCTGAAACCATGGAATCAGGTTGGGCGTGGCGTATTGACCATCCGGAACGTATCAACCGCGGATATGTGTTCAGCTCATCGCATATTGACACCGAGACTGCCGTTGAAGAATTCAAAGCCAAAAACCCTAAAATCAACGAAGCTCGAGAAGTTTTCTTCCAATCTGGCCATCGAGAAAAAGCATGGGCAAAAAACGTCATCGCTATTGGCAACGCCTCCGGTTTCGTAGAACCCTTGGAAGCGACAGCGATCATGTGTGCCTGCCTACAAACGCGGTGGCTGGCTGACGGACTGTATGACAGCCAGTGTTCCCCGAACGATTCACTTCGAACCCTCTACAACAAGGTCACGACTGATCTATGGCAGGAGATTCGTGATTTCCTCGCACTTCACTACAAGTATAACCATCGGATCAACACCCCGTTCTGGCAGGACTGTCAGAACAAGATCCCCGCTACAAATTGGGAAGAGCTTCTGAAATTCTATCAAGAAAACGGATCATCGAAAATCGCCGCGGCCACCCTTCCTCCTCTCTCACAGTTCGGCATTAGCGGATACTTTGCCCATTTAACAGGTCTATCAATTCCCACAAAGGGCTATCAAGCACCCAGGCATGAAAAGCGTATTTACAAAGAACACTGCCAAAGGCTCGACAAGATGGCCGCTCAGGGCATGACCATGGCAGAAGTTAGAAGCTTACTCATGAAACCTGAAACGTGGAAAAAACTTCGACGCTAG
- a CDS encoding enolase C-terminal domain-like protein, protein MKSPIYIHRYTMHSHTALNAASTRHDHEGALIKVDDGYGCMHPWPELGDVSLDRLLTALERGRTTPTTRSALYCAREDGKARREGRSLFDGLEVPLSNATLPLCEKAFDQAIAAGFTIAKVKVGRDPEAEAKFIMEQSDRFPTLRWRLDFNAVLGRGGVEQFLKSLSPECRQRIDFIEDPCVYESESWNELYTRYGIPLAVDRDVENAESGVNVVILKPAVNVVKPMLEKAHMESWRVVFTSYLDHPLGQCFAAWRAAQSAKAFPGMIDACGLMTHGLFEPNAFIDRMGPVTPEFTPPGGTGLGFDDLLEKLPWKRLI, encoded by the coding sequence ATGAAATCTCCCATTTACATCCACCGCTACACCATGCACAGCCACACCGCGCTGAATGCAGCATCGACCCGTCACGATCATGAGGGCGCCTTGATCAAGGTGGACGATGGCTACGGCTGCATGCACCCGTGGCCCGAGCTGGGGGATGTTTCTTTGGACCGACTCCTCACCGCGCTCGAGCGTGGCCGCACGACGCCCACCACCCGATCTGCGCTATACTGCGCCCGGGAGGACGGCAAAGCCCGGCGAGAAGGGAGGAGTCTGTTTGATGGCTTGGAGGTGCCGCTGAGCAATGCCACCCTGCCACTGTGCGAGAAGGCCTTTGACCAGGCGATCGCTGCAGGATTCACCATTGCCAAGGTGAAAGTCGGACGCGATCCGGAGGCCGAGGCGAAGTTCATCATGGAGCAGTCGGACCGATTCCCTACCTTGCGCTGGCGACTGGATTTTAATGCCGTGTTAGGTCGGGGTGGGGTCGAGCAGTTTTTGAAATCACTCAGTCCCGAGTGCCGGCAACGCATCGATTTTATCGAAGACCCCTGTGTCTATGAGAGTGAGAGCTGGAATGAACTTTACACCCGTTACGGCATTCCGCTCGCCGTGGATCGCGATGTGGAAAATGCCGAGAGTGGTGTGAATGTCGTGATTCTCAAGCCGGCGGTGAATGTGGTGAAGCCGATGTTGGAAAAGGCCCACATGGAAAGCTGGCGCGTGGTGTTTACCAGTTATCTGGACCACCCTCTGGGTCAGTGTTTTGCCGCGTGGCGCGCTGCGCAATCGGCCAAAGCCTTTCCCGGAATGATCGATGCCTGCGGGCTGATGACTCACGGGTTGTTCGAACCCAACGCCTTTATCGATCGGATGGGCCCGGTGACACCGGAGTTCACTCCTCCGGGTGGCACAGGGCTTGGATTTGATGATTTGTTAGAAAAGCTACCATGGAAGCGTCTGATCTAA
- a CDS encoding DUF5060 domain-containing protein: MNVKQSKVPQAVSVGFLLVSAALWARAEVAVSGELKQWHKVTLTVDGPMAKESDQQPNPFTELLLDVRFIHESGSPDYWVPGYFAADGQAADSSATQGTKWRAHLSPDKTGRWNYTVRFNGSKHDGESGSFTIAATDKTGRDFRGKGRLQYVGKRYLRHAGNGQWFLKAGADSPETFLAYQDFDGTVTNNRKKGPLKSWKAHIKDWKSGDPTWKGGKGKGMIGAINYLSGKGANAFSFIPYNAGGDGDNVWPHVSRADKLHFDCSKLDQWGIVFDHATSKGMYLHFKLQETENDDQKGPGKDQALDGGNLGPERKAYLREMVARFGHHLALNWNLGEENTQSLDQIREQAAYLRKIDPYGHLIVLHTYPSQHEKIYGKLVGDKKSLTGVSVQNSDVGKTHQDTLKWVERSEKSGHRWVVAFDEAGNAGAGSPPDPDWPGVAEVRKKNKASKKPLDMPSVNDVRSKVLWGNLMAGGAGVEYYFGYKLPQNDLKAEDWRSRDMTWDYSAIALDFFQENKIPFWEMSNSNALVGNTKKDNSAYCFSKKGEVYVVYLRKANGKQQLDLSETQNAFSLQWFNPRRGGLLQDGKLNRVTGGGQIDLGNPPSDLGEDWVVLLKAKK, encoded by the coding sequence ATGAATGTGAAACAATCTAAGGTGCCCCAGGCGGTGAGTGTTGGGTTTTTGTTAGTCAGCGCGGCGCTGTGGGCACGGGCTGAGGTTGCGGTCAGTGGGGAACTCAAGCAGTGGCACAAGGTGACTCTGACGGTCGACGGCCCGATGGCGAAGGAGAGCGACCAACAACCGAACCCTTTTACCGAACTCTTGCTCGATGTGCGCTTCATCCACGAATCCGGCAGCCCGGATTATTGGGTGCCGGGGTATTTTGCCGCGGATGGTCAAGCTGCCGATAGCTCGGCAACTCAGGGGACCAAGTGGCGTGCACATTTGTCTCCGGATAAAACCGGCAGGTGGAACTACACGGTCCGCTTCAATGGCAGCAAGCACGATGGCGAAAGTGGCAGCTTCACCATCGCCGCGACAGATAAGACAGGGCGCGATTTCCGGGGGAAAGGTCGACTGCAATACGTCGGCAAGCGCTACCTTCGGCATGCTGGAAACGGTCAATGGTTTCTCAAAGCCGGCGCTGACTCACCGGAAACTTTTCTCGCCTATCAGGACTTCGATGGCACCGTGACGAACAATCGAAAGAAGGGCCCGTTGAAATCGTGGAAGGCACATATCAAGGACTGGAAAAGTGGTGACCCCACGTGGAAGGGTGGCAAGGGGAAGGGGATGATAGGTGCGATCAATTATCTGTCAGGGAAAGGGGCTAACGCATTTTCCTTCATCCCCTACAATGCAGGGGGCGATGGTGATAACGTCTGGCCCCATGTCAGCCGTGCCGATAAATTACACTTTGATTGTTCCAAGCTTGATCAGTGGGGGATCGTGTTCGATCACGCCACCTCGAAGGGGATGTATCTCCATTTTAAACTGCAGGAAACCGAGAATGACGACCAGAAGGGGCCGGGCAAAGACCAGGCGCTCGATGGCGGAAACTTGGGGCCCGAGCGCAAGGCATATCTGCGCGAAATGGTCGCCCGTTTTGGTCATCATCTGGCACTCAACTGGAACCTCGGTGAGGAAAACACCCAGTCGCTGGATCAGATCCGTGAGCAGGCCGCGTATTTGCGCAAGATCGATCCCTACGGACATCTGATCGTGCTGCACACCTATCCGAGCCAGCATGAGAAAATTTACGGAAAGCTGGTAGGCGACAAGAAAAGCCTGACCGGGGTTTCGGTGCAGAACTCAGACGTCGGCAAGACCCATCAAGATACCTTGAAGTGGGTGGAGCGCTCGGAGAAGTCGGGGCATCGATGGGTGGTCGCTTTTGACGAGGCGGGCAATGCCGGAGCTGGCAGCCCGCCGGACCCCGATTGGCCAGGGGTGGCCGAAGTGCGGAAGAAAAACAAAGCGAGTAAAAAGCCGCTCGATATGCCGAGCGTGAACGACGTTCGGTCGAAGGTCCTCTGGGGAAACTTGATGGCCGGTGGCGCGGGTGTGGAGTATTACTTCGGCTACAAATTACCGCAGAACGACCTCAAAGCCGAGGACTGGCGCAGTCGCGACATGACTTGGGATTACAGCGCCATCGCTCTGGATTTTTTCCAAGAGAACAAGATCCCGTTTTGGGAAATGAGCAACAGCAATGCGCTGGTGGGCAATACCAAGAAGGATAACAGCGCCTATTGTTTTTCCAAAAAAGGAGAGGTCTACGTGGTCTATCTGCGGAAGGCCAATGGCAAGCAGCAGCTCGATCTTTCTGAAACCCAGAACGCCTTCAGCCTGCAATGGTTCAACCCGCGCAGAGGTGGTTTGCTTCAAGATGGCAAGCTCAACCGTGTGACGGGTGGTGGTCAAATCGATCTCGGAAATCCACCCTCGGACCTCGGTGAGGACTGGGTGGTTCTGCTCAAGGCAAAGAAGTGA
- a CDS encoding PhoH family protein — protein MSKSRIQDFGIAAPSGTAKNFVLDTNVLLHDPGCLSRFKDNHLCIPADVLAELDKFKGEQSERGANARRVHRRLTEMFSSGENVTRGVPTDGGGTIRLVIYDPAFCEENSKELSQFLRIFPDRGQVDHRILAATVLLKEHNEAPVILVTKDLNMQLKAKAVGISCEDYLNDKVDPSEVSSYDMRSVEVDPSELQRFASSGELIIEHPRRKEIVLNQYVLLKAGEKQTMPARLDSEGTFVRLQIPEVLRIPDGHNLKPLNLGQKCLIDALLNPDISLVTCYGQAGTGKTLVAVAAGLHEMFNRRYNGLTVSRPVISMGDQLGFLPGSLDDKMRPWLQPIYDALDLLMQPDSQQGPRRKQQKKENLGEGGSKPYDELIERGIIEIEALCYIRGRSIPNRFFILDEAQQLTPQEAKTVVTRMSRGSKLVLVGDPAQIDNPYVDSRSNGLVFTRNRLKGQPFSAHISLSRGERSPLAEAGAQLM, from the coding sequence GTGAGTAAATCGCGCATTCAAGACTTCGGCATCGCCGCTCCCTCCGGGACGGCCAAAAATTTCGTCCTCGATACCAACGTTCTTCTTCATGACCCAGGATGTTTGAGTCGGTTCAAGGACAACCACCTCTGCATCCCGGCGGATGTGCTGGCTGAACTGGACAAGTTCAAAGGCGAGCAAAGCGAACGTGGCGCCAATGCGCGCCGGGTGCATCGCCGACTGACTGAAATGTTTTCCTCCGGTGAAAATGTCACCCGCGGCGTTCCCACCGACGGCGGAGGCACGATCCGACTGGTGATTTACGATCCGGCCTTTTGCGAGGAGAACTCGAAGGAACTCAGTCAGTTCCTGCGTATTTTTCCCGACCGGGGACAGGTCGACCACCGAATCCTGGCTGCCACCGTGTTGTTGAAAGAGCACAACGAGGCCCCGGTGATCTTGGTCACCAAAGATCTCAACATGCAGCTGAAGGCCAAGGCCGTGGGAATTTCCTGCGAGGACTACCTTAACGACAAGGTGGATCCCAGCGAGGTGAGTAGCTACGATATGCGATCGGTGGAAGTTGACCCCTCCGAGCTGCAACGCTTTGCCAGCTCAGGGGAGCTGATCATCGAACATCCACGCCGCAAGGAGATCGTTTTGAACCAGTATGTGCTGCTCAAGGCCGGCGAGAAACAAACCATGCCCGCCCGGCTCGACTCGGAAGGCACCTTTGTCCGCTTGCAAATCCCCGAGGTGCTCCGGATTCCGGACGGTCACAACCTCAAGCCTCTCAATCTGGGGCAGAAGTGCCTGATCGACGCCCTGCTCAATCCGGATATTTCTCTGGTGACCTGCTATGGACAGGCTGGCACCGGCAAGACCCTGGTGGCTGTGGCCGCTGGCCTGCATGAAATGTTCAATCGTCGTTACAACGGTCTCACTGTGAGTCGTCCGGTGATTTCCATGGGGGATCAGTTAGGGTTCCTGCCTGGTTCGCTCGACGATAAAATGCGCCCATGGCTGCAACCAATTTACGACGCTCTCGATCTTCTGATGCAGCCTGACAGCCAGCAAGGGCCGCGCAGGAAGCAGCAGAAAAAAGAAAACCTCGGAGAAGGGGGAAGCAAGCCCTACGACGAACTGATCGAGCGCGGGATCATTGAGATTGAAGCGCTGTGTTATATTCGCGGTCGCTCCATTCCGAATCGTTTCTTCATCCTCGACGAAGCCCAACAGTTGACTCCACAAGAGGCAAAAACGGTGGTCACCCGCATGTCGCGTGGCTCGAAACTTGTTTTGGTGGGGGACCCGGCTCAGATCGATAACCCATACGTGGATAGCCGAAGCAATGGCCTGGTATTCACTCGGAACCGACTGAAGGGACAACCGTTCTCGGCACACATCTCGCTCTCACGGGGTGAACGGAGTCCTTTGGCAGAAGCTGGAGCGCAGTTGATGTAA
- a CDS encoding AMP-binding protein codes for MIPNPRDSVAVAEAEIIQPWLEQQAGLQGHLLFRTSGSTGKGKWVALSRSALLASARAVNEFLQVTPNDRWLLTLPLFHVGGFGIAARSYLAGCPMLQGESSWDAERCYDRLCEESITLTSLVPAQLGDLVGLGRSAPPSLRAVLIGGGRTDDSIYQQAVELGWPVHETYGMTETASQVATAPTGGRQLQILPHWQVGTDEHHLLKFQGDALFSAYVGCDQGRCFIDDPKQDGWFISSDRGEVASGILTVMGRADRCVKVLGELVDLSEVESTLKRVADEAGLSQRELIVTAVQPPKAGEYRDQRRGTLLVLCTDQDDGLASLLEKYNAVCPALQRIKGIAVLGEIPRTAIGKIDYPLIQQLLQSDQ; via the coding sequence GTGATTCCTAATCCGCGTGACAGTGTCGCTGTGGCTGAGGCGGAAATCATCCAGCCGTGGCTGGAGCAGCAAGCAGGGCTGCAAGGTCATCTGCTGTTCCGCACATCGGGTTCCACCGGTAAGGGGAAGTGGGTAGCTCTCTCGCGAAGTGCGCTGTTGGCCTCCGCCCGTGCGGTGAATGAATTTTTACAGGTGACCCCGAACGATCGCTGGTTGCTCACCTTGCCGCTTTTTCACGTGGGAGGCTTCGGCATTGCTGCACGAAGCTACCTTGCCGGGTGTCCGATGTTGCAGGGCGAGTCTTCATGGGACGCCGAGCGCTGTTATGATCGACTGTGCGAGGAATCCATCACGCTCACCTCTCTGGTGCCTGCTCAGTTAGGTGATCTTGTTGGGCTGGGTCGATCCGCTCCGCCGTCATTGCGCGCAGTGTTGATTGGTGGTGGTCGCACAGACGATTCTATCTATCAACAGGCCGTTGAGCTTGGCTGGCCCGTGCATGAAACCTACGGCATGACGGAGACTGCGTCACAAGTGGCCACGGCCCCGACAGGCGGGAGGCAACTGCAGATCCTGCCACATTGGCAAGTCGGCACCGACGAGCACCACCTGCTGAAATTCCAAGGCGATGCTTTGTTCTCAGCCTACGTTGGCTGCGATCAAGGCCGCTGTTTCATCGATGATCCGAAGCAGGATGGCTGGTTCATCAGTAGTGATCGGGGCGAGGTCGCGTCCGGCATTTTAACTGTGATGGGACGAGCGGATCGATGTGTCAAAGTGCTCGGTGAACTCGTCGATCTCAGTGAGGTGGAAAGCACGCTCAAGAGGGTGGCCGATGAAGCTGGGCTATCCCAGCGAGAACTGATCGTCACAGCGGTCCAGCCACCGAAAGCAGGAGAGTATCGCGACCAACGGCGGGGCACCTTGTTGGTTCTCTGCACCGATCAGGATGATGGGTTGGCATCTTTGTTAGAAAAATACAATGCCGTTTGCCCGGCCCTGCAACGGATCAAAGGAATTGCTGTGTTAGGTGAAATTCCAAGGACAGCGATCGGAAAAATCGACTACCCACTGATCCAACAGCTGCTGCAGAGCGACCAATAA
- the rnr gene encoding ribonuclease R, producing the protein MNNLRERIRVLMKASDYQPLNKSEFARSLRLKPNERSALRAELLRLENKGLIVRGKKGRFDLKSRAGQNGGASEHQPQRPPKGGGKKGGRKHSSSGPQLVGTIRFQASGNAWFYPDSNDASNEAANIDLQQFSRIFISSNKTSTAMNGDKVRVRIDRIGPPEWANRRRGRAQKAAGMKAPDDEAAGYVDKIIERGMSKIIGTYFKRGQYAHVQPDDAQIPDVNIEPASKGSKDTSPEPKGGQKVAVALTQWDNPNSSPRGKITEVLGWPDTPGVDMLSIVHKHGLRSEFPDAVLKEARNFGDEVTEKDLVDRDDWRDLTVITIDPHDAKDFDDAISVRKLKNGDWQLGVHIADVSHYVKPGTALDKEAVERGNSTYMADRVLPMIPRELSNHLCSLMPHVDRLTQCCLLTLNQQGRVKSAKFTRAVIHSARRYTYEEAQEILMAPEDKIAKLFPDEKPEIAAMLHEAWRLASLLRKRRFENGALDLDMPEVKVVLDDKGKPIGIEKSDYNESHQLIEEFMLIANEAAAKLLKNQRQPTVYRIHEDPDPDRLNDYAELAKLHGYKPGDLTNKKHIQALLDKAKGTIEEPAIKIGLLKSLKRAAYFQDPLGHYGLSKENYCHFTSPIRRYADLIVHRALQRHLGNPPKKIDRTPGGAEMAQIAQHISETERTSAEAENESRRLKMLQYLHMCSVDENPPSFNVVVTEVRHFGLFVEAVDIQTKGLIKLEDLPPLKGGKEWQFEANLMRFTGPYGQMFTVGQQHLCHVSNVDMEQQRVDFKLVDNELKPVEGQANAQPVDTEKNKQRNSRSEKPNKKPSSKRAPSNKKGPSKKKSAKKRRR; encoded by the coding sequence ATGAATAATCTTCGAGAGCGCATCCGAGTGCTCATGAAAGCCTCTGATTACCAACCGCTCAATAAATCTGAATTCGCCCGCAGCCTCCGCCTGAAACCGAACGAACGCTCCGCCCTCCGCGCCGAGCTGCTTCGTCTCGAAAACAAAGGCCTGATTGTCCGCGGTAAAAAAGGTCGCTTCGACCTGAAATCAAGAGCTGGCCAGAATGGCGGTGCCTCCGAGCACCAACCCCAACGCCCCCCCAAAGGAGGTGGCAAAAAAGGCGGCCGTAAACATTCCTCAAGTGGCCCCCAACTCGTGGGCACCATCCGCTTCCAAGCCTCCGGCAATGCTTGGTTCTACCCGGACAGCAATGACGCCAGTAACGAAGCCGCTAATATCGATCTGCAACAGTTCAGCCGGATCTTCATTTCCTCCAACAAAACTTCCACCGCCATGAATGGCGACAAGGTGCGCGTGCGCATCGATCGCATCGGGCCTCCCGAGTGGGCGAACCGCCGCCGTGGCCGAGCCCAGAAGGCCGCGGGCATGAAAGCTCCCGATGACGAAGCCGCCGGCTACGTCGATAAAATCATCGAGCGAGGCATGTCCAAAATCATCGGCACCTACTTCAAACGTGGCCAGTATGCCCACGTGCAGCCGGACGATGCCCAAATCCCCGATGTCAACATCGAGCCAGCGAGCAAGGGATCAAAAGACACCTCACCGGAGCCGAAAGGCGGCCAGAAGGTGGCCGTGGCACTGACCCAATGGGATAACCCGAACAGCTCACCGCGCGGTAAAATCACCGAGGTGTTAGGCTGGCCGGACACCCCAGGCGTGGACATGCTTTCCATCGTTCACAAACATGGCCTGCGCAGTGAATTCCCCGACGCCGTGTTGAAGGAAGCTCGTAACTTCGGCGATGAAGTGACGGAAAAAGATCTCGTCGACCGCGACGACTGGCGCGACCTCACGGTGATCACCATCGACCCCCATGACGCCAAGGACTTTGATGACGCCATCAGCGTGCGAAAGCTCAAGAATGGCGACTGGCAGCTGGGCGTGCACATCGCCGATGTTTCGCACTATGTGAAACCCGGCACCGCACTGGACAAGGAGGCCGTGGAGCGTGGTAACTCCACCTACATGGCCGATCGTGTGCTGCCGATGATCCCGCGCGAGCTGTCAAACCACCTCTGCTCGCTGATGCCCCATGTGGATCGCCTCACCCAGTGCTGTCTGCTAACGCTCAACCAGCAAGGTCGAGTCAAGTCCGCCAAGTTCACCCGCGCGGTGATTCACTCGGCCAGACGCTACACCTACGAAGAAGCCCAGGAAATCCTGATGGCTCCGGAAGACAAGATCGCCAAGCTCTTCCCCGATGAAAAACCGGAGATTGCCGCCATGCTGCATGAGGCATGGCGCTTGGCCTCCCTGCTGCGAAAGCGGCGGTTTGAAAACGGCGCGCTCGATCTCGACATGCCGGAGGTCAAGGTTGTGTTAGATGACAAAGGAAAACCCATTGGCATTGAAAAAAGCGACTACAACGAAAGCCACCAGCTGATTGAAGAGTTCATGCTCATTGCCAACGAGGCGGCTGCCAAGTTGTTGAAAAACCAACGCCAACCGACAGTTTACCGCATCCACGAGGATCCAGATCCTGATCGACTCAACGACTATGCCGAGCTCGCCAAGCTCCACGGTTACAAACCAGGTGACTTGACGAATAAGAAGCATATCCAAGCATTGTTAGATAAAGCCAAGGGCACCATCGAGGAACCGGCGATCAAGATCGGACTGCTGAAATCGCTCAAGCGAGCCGCCTATTTCCAAGACCCGCTCGGCCACTACGGCCTGTCCAAGGAGAACTACTGCCACTTCACCTCGCCGATCCGTCGCTACGCAGATTTGATCGTCCACCGTGCGCTGCAAAGACACCTGGGGAACCCGCCGAAGAAAATCGACCGCACACCGGGTGGAGCCGAGATGGCGCAGATCGCCCAGCACATATCCGAGACCGAGCGCACCAGCGCGGAGGCTGAAAACGAATCACGCCGACTCAAGATGCTGCAGTATCTGCACATGTGTTCGGTGGATGAAAACCCGCCAAGCTTCAATGTCGTTGTCACGGAAGTGCGCCACTTCGGTCTCTTCGTCGAAGCGGTGGATATTCAGACCAAGGGGCTGATCAAGCTGGAAGATCTGCCACCACTCAAGGGCGGTAAAGAATGGCAGTTCGAGGCGAACCTGATGCGCTTCACCGGACCCTACGGTCAGATGTTTACCGTCGGTCAGCAGCACCTCTGCCACGTGTCCAACGTCGATATGGAGCAGCAGCGCGTCGATTTCAAACTCGTCGATAACGAGCTCAAACCCGTCGAAGGCCAAGCGAATGCACAGCCAGTGGACACGGAGAAGAACAAGCAACGAAACTCACGTTCAGAGAAGCCCAACAAAAAGCCTTCCAGCAAGAGGGCACCTTCCAACAAAAAAGGACCTTCCAAGAAAAAGTCCGCCAAGAAACGGCGCCGATAA
- a CDS encoding PEP-CTERM sorting domain-containing protein, with amino-acid sequence MKQTIFLVTVMGLCHGSLSAASIIAVNFMRSATVTPAANDGSEYGIDTWVDVESGDTNLTTDGVSMSWGGGSWSGGSSNNIENGYIDNATAITITGLSSWLTANGASGYTVQLSQASDTSTNWFGDTLINDTSGGALLDTLTNPNIQNGLTTVSSSITSDTLYVDTTTTGTAPSGGASARTNIAGIIITAVPEPSSALMAMLGAGLFLFQRKRRR; translated from the coding sequence ATGAAACAAACTATATTCCTTGTCACCGTTATGGGACTCTGCCACGGCAGCCTCTCTGCAGCCAGTATCATCGCAGTCAATTTTATGCGAAGTGCTACCGTCACACCTGCCGCTAATGATGGTAGCGAATACGGTATCGATACTTGGGTCGATGTCGAGAGCGGCGACACAAATCTAACAACTGATGGAGTATCGATGTCATGGGGAGGAGGCTCATGGAGCGGCGGCAGCAGTAATAATATTGAAAACGGCTACATTGATAACGCCACAGCAATCACCATTACCGGCCTATCAAGCTGGCTAACAGCCAATGGAGCAAGTGGCTACACCGTGCAACTTTCTCAAGCAAGCGACACATCCACTAACTGGTTCGGTGACACTCTCATCAATGATACCAGCGGAGGTGCGCTACTGGACACACTAACCAATCCGAATATTCAGAACGGGCTTACCACAGTGAGTAGCAGTATCACTTCCGACACACTTTACGTAGATACTACGACTACAGGAACAGCCCCCTCAGGTGGAGCTAGTGCAAGAACCAATATTGCGGGAATTATTATTACCGCAGTTCCTGAACCTTCATCCGCTCTGATGGCGATGCTTGGTGCTGGCTTGTTTCTTTTCCAAAGAAAACGTAGACGCTAA